In Bacillus sp. Cs-700, one genomic interval encodes:
- a CDS encoding SDR family oxidoreductase has translation MKNLKNKVVLITGASSGIGRQLAIDLANKGAKLILVARSEEKLMEVKGLIERSGAYAPAVWTIDVGDGERVEHVLPMLLEEMPSIDVLINNAGFGKFDAFVDADMRDIEAMFDVNVIGLMRFTSHVLPGMIDAGSGHVVNIASQAGKLATPKSSGYSASKHAVLGFSNSLRMEMKEHNIQVTTVNPGPIKTNFFETADSSGTYTKNVEKMMLSAEKVSREIISAIEKGAREVNLPGWMNAGAKLYHTAPGLVEKIAGKFFDQK, from the coding sequence ATGAAGAATTTAAAGAATAAAGTTGTTCTTATTACGGGAGCATCAAGCGGAATAGGACGACAGTTGGCGATCGATTTAGCTAATAAAGGGGCTAAACTAATCCTTGTAGCTCGTTCAGAAGAAAAGTTAATGGAAGTGAAAGGGTTAATTGAACGAAGCGGAGCGTATGCGCCAGCCGTATGGACGATTGATGTTGGGGATGGAGAGCGAGTGGAGCATGTTCTGCCGATGCTGTTAGAAGAGATGCCCTCGATTGATGTTTTGATTAATAATGCTGGGTTTGGAAAATTTGACGCGTTTGTGGATGCCGATATGAGAGATATTGAAGCAATGTTTGATGTGAACGTCATTGGACTCATGCGATTTACTTCACATGTGCTACCAGGGATGATAGATGCAGGATCGGGTCATGTGGTCAATATTGCTTCTCAGGCAGGAAAGCTTGCTACCCCAAAATCTTCGGGGTATTCAGCTTCAAAACACGCGGTTCTTGGATTTTCAAACAGTTTGCGTATGGAGATGAAGGAACACAACATTCAAGTAACAACGGTAAATCCAGGACCAATCAAAACAAACTTTTTTGAAACGGCAGATAGTAGTGGCACTTATACGAAAAACGTTGAAAAGATGATGCTCTCAGCAGAAAAGGTATCGCGAGAAATTATTTCTGCTATTGAAAAGGGCGCGCGCGAAGTGAACCTTCCGGGTTGGATGAACGCTGGAGCCAAACTTTATCACACGGCTCCAGGCCTTGTGGAAAAAATAGCAGGAAAGTTTTTTGACCAAAAATAA
- a CDS encoding MBL fold metallo-hydrolase, protein MNLTKEKVLSITVPTPFAVGPVNCFLLKGDALTLVDTGPRTPEAQQELEKQLHSYGVAFEDIDQVVLTHHHPDHIGLVGRMMKNGVNVLGHWKNDRWLQMSDSFLKENEAFMTGIYREAGVPEQYFDHVSDTRGYLAYTDRAKCDRHLSEGEDVPGCSGWTVMETPGHAQSHISLWHKETGRMIAGDHLIKKISSNPLLEPPYVKGTERPKPLLQQRNSYRKTLDAHLQYVYTGHGEPILNPDELIKERLQKQEERSEKVASYLNSPMTAFEVCQQLFPGVYKKQTGLTLSETIGHLDYLESENVIVKIKEKEKTVYRSRS, encoded by the coding sequence TTGAATTTAACGAAAGAAAAGGTACTGTCAATAACAGTTCCAACTCCGTTTGCTGTTGGTCCGGTAAATTGTTTTTTATTAAAAGGAGATGCGCTGACTCTAGTTGATACCGGACCGCGTACACCCGAAGCGCAACAAGAACTTGAGAAGCAGTTGCATAGTTATGGTGTCGCTTTTGAAGATATTGATCAGGTAGTACTCACTCATCACCACCCTGATCATATTGGGCTAGTCGGGAGAATGATGAAAAATGGTGTTAACGTTCTAGGGCATTGGAAGAATGACCGATGGTTACAGATGAGCGATTCTTTTTTGAAAGAAAATGAAGCGTTTATGACGGGGATTTACCGTGAAGCTGGGGTTCCTGAACAATATTTTGATCATGTAAGTGATACGCGAGGCTATCTTGCGTATACAGACCGAGCAAAATGCGACCGACATCTCTCGGAAGGAGAGGATGTACCAGGCTGTAGCGGATGGACTGTGATGGAAACACCTGGTCACGCCCAAAGTCATATCTCTTTATGGCATAAGGAGACTGGAAGGATGATTGCAGGCGATCATCTTATTAAGAAGATTTCTTCAAACCCTTTACTTGAGCCACCCTATGTGAAAGGGACGGAGAGACCTAAACCACTTCTTCAGCAGCGGAATTCTTATCGTAAAACGTTAGATGCCCATCTTCAGTACGTCTATACCGGTCATGGGGAGCCGATTTTAAATCCGGACGAGTTAATCAAGGAACGATTACAAAAACAAGAGGAACGTTCAGAGAAGGTTGCATCCTATTTAAATAGTCCAATGACCGCCTTTGAAGTTTGTCAGCAATTATTTCCGGGAGTTTATAAAAAGCAAACAGGTCTTACTCTCTCCGAAACAATCGGGCATCTTGATTATCTTGAGTCGGAGAATGTGATAGTTAAAATAAAAGAAAAAGAAAAAACGGTTTATCGATCTAGATCGTAA
- the proC gene encoding pyrroline-5-carboxylate reductase, whose translation MTRMNIGFIGAGSITEAIVQGMISEKFVASNQIMLLNRSNSQRLEELKTTYSVHVTQDIQKLLQQNRVIILAMKPTDAPDALGMIQPYIHKNHLIISVLAGITTAYIEEKIHTRTPIVRAMPNTSATIGLSATAISGGAYADKNDLLFTKRLFQTIGSVVPVPEDKMNAVTGLSGSGPAYFYYMVECMEKAAIQNGLDEETARELILQTIHGAAMMLRQTKQPAELLRKKITSPGGTTQAGIATLKEYDFEEALLACITDATNRSQQLGELFQKQN comes from the coding sequence ATGACAAGAATGAACATCGGCTTCATTGGTGCCGGATCAATCACAGAAGCAATTGTCCAAGGTATGATTTCTGAAAAATTTGTTGCCTCTAACCAAATTATGTTATTGAATCGCTCCAATTCACAGCGACTAGAGGAATTAAAAACAACATACAGCGTTCATGTTACTCAAGATATTCAGAAACTTTTGCAACAAAATAGAGTGATCATTCTAGCTATGAAGCCAACAGACGCGCCCGATGCTTTAGGCATGATTCAGCCATATATTCATAAAAACCATCTGATCATTTCTGTTTTAGCAGGCATTACAACTGCTTATATCGAAGAAAAGATCCACACACGTACCCCTATAGTTCGTGCGATGCCAAATACATCAGCTACAATAGGGTTATCTGCAACAGCTATTTCAGGTGGAGCGTATGCGGATAAAAATGACTTGTTGTTTACAAAGCGTCTGTTTCAAACGATTGGAAGCGTCGTGCCCGTTCCGGAAGATAAAATGAATGCCGTAACAGGATTATCTGGCAGCGGTCCAGCTTATTTCTATTATATGGTAGAATGTATGGAAAAAGCCGCTATACAGAATGGACTTGACGAGGAAACAGCACGTGAACTCATCTTGCAAACCATTCATGGAGCTGCCATGATGCTGCGTCAAACGAAACAACCAGCAGAACTTTTAAGAAAAAAGATTACGAGTCCAGGAGGAACGACACAAGCTGGAATCGCTACTCTTAAAGAGTATGATTTTGAAGAAGCTCTTTTAGCATGTATTACAGATGCAACGAATCGATCTCAACAGCTAGGTGAGCTTTTCCAAAAACAAAACTAA
- a CDS encoding HPr family phosphocarrier protein codes for MVYKETVLITSKVTMAFLMDFVKDANLFSSYIIVEVEGKRLNAKSILSMGRLTTHFGPMTIIATGLDSEEALDHLKKMCSVVQKKSV; via the coding sequence ATGGTATATAAAGAAACCGTTTTGATCACGAGTAAAGTTACAATGGCCTTCTTGATGGACTTTGTAAAGGATGCCAATCTCTTTAGTAGTTACATTATTGTAGAAGTTGAAGGAAAACGATTAAATGCTAAGAGTATTTTAAGTATGGGGAGACTGACAACTCACTTTGGACCGATGACTATTATTGCGACTGGATTAGATAGTGAAGAAGCTTTAGACCACTTGAAAAAAATGTGTAGCGTTGTCCAGAAGAAGAGTGTGTAA
- a CDS encoding MerR family transcriptional regulator: protein MSYKDKKVLPIGSVSELTGLSLRKIRYYEERGLILPDRSGGGTRKFSFTDVEKLMDIANQIEDGMQTFEIKKLYKKEKQKDKDKIRDEMIRGQLNAAFKMTK from the coding sequence ATGTCATATAAAGATAAAAAAGTTCTGCCCATCGGATCAGTCAGTGAATTAACTGGGCTATCTCTGAGAAAGATCCGCTACTACGAGGAAAGAGGCCTTATTCTACCTGATCGATCTGGTGGAGGTACAAGAAAATTCTCGTTTACAGATGTAGAAAAACTAATGGACATTGCAAATCAAATTGAAGATGGCATGCAAACATTTGAAATTAAAAAGCTTTATAAAAAAGAAAAGCAAAAAGATAAAGATAAAATTAGAGATGAAATGATTCGCGGGCAGTTAAATGCAGCATTTAAAATGACAAAATAG
- a CDS encoding DUF302 domain-containing protein produces the protein MSFHYTVETSKTVDQAVSDLSNELKTEKFGVLWDFDLSAKLQEKGMNFETPYRVLEVCNPKEAERVLNEDKLVGYFLPCKIVVFDDGSQTKIGMPKPTTLLNLTGKDKLSEIGYDIEKRLISCIEKSK, from the coding sequence ATGAGTTTTCATTATACAGTGGAAACCTCTAAAACTGTCGATCAGGCAGTTTCTGACTTAAGTAATGAACTGAAAACAGAAAAATTCGGGGTATTATGGGATTTTGATCTGTCGGCCAAGTTGCAAGAAAAAGGAATGAACTTCGAAACCCCTTATCGGGTTCTCGAGGTTTGTAATCCAAAAGAGGCCGAGCGTGTCCTAAATGAAGATAAGTTAGTTGGTTATTTCCTTCCTTGTAAAATCGTTGTTTTTGATGATGGCAGTCAAACGAAGATTGGTATGCCGAAGCCAACCACTTTGTTAAACTTAACAGGCAAAGACAAACTAAGTGAAATTGGATATGATATCGAGAAACGCCTGATTTCCTGCATTGAGAAAAGCAAATAA
- a CDS encoding MGMT family protein translates to MEEFTENVVTIIKKIPPGKVMTYGQIAKCAGSPRGARQVVRILHTMSRKHELPWHRVINAKGEIGLKSEDGYIDQKMMLEGEGIVFLPNSKVDLTIYRYDPPQ, encoded by the coding sequence GTGGAAGAGTTTACTGAAAATGTTGTTACGATTATTAAAAAAATTCCACCAGGTAAAGTGATGACTTATGGACAAATTGCAAAGTGTGCAGGAAGTCCACGTGGTGCAAGGCAAGTTGTTCGAATTCTACACACTATGAGCCGAAAGCATGAACTTCCGTGGCATCGAGTGATAAACGCTAAAGGTGAGATCGGGTTAAAGTCGGAAGATGGTTACATTGATCAGAAAATGATGTTGGAAGGGGAAGGGATCGTCTTTCTCCCGAATTCAAAAGTAGATTTAACTATCTATCGCTATGATCCGCCCCAGTGA
- a CDS encoding BCCT family transporter, with amino-acid sequence MDKRLIDWPTFLGALSLLLLVTVPLVLFPEKGKEIVNKANEFVTTQFGVLYLLVGLGIFFFLIYVAFSDNGRVRLGEEDERPEFNNFSWAGMLFCAGIGSSILYWGTIEWAYYYQGPPFGLEPGTEEAILWASTYGIFHWGPIAWAIYTLPALPMAYFYYVRKKPVLKISEATRPLIGKLVDGPLGTIIDVLFMFGLLGGAGTTLALGTPMIAEGIDALTGIGVTMVLKTLILVLVTAIFAISAYSGLKKGIKILSDINLVLSIFLLLFVLIFGPTRFLVETATNSVGLLLDNFFHMSTWTEPFNALGPYDKTGFPESWTVFYWAWWIVYAPFVGLFVAKISRGRSIKQMILGTISYGTFGSLLFFGILGNYGLHMQLTGEFDVIGVLNDEGAPRAIIETIGQLPFSWFMIFIFVVLAIIFLATTFDSSSYILASVVQKEVKDEPLRWNRLFWAFALCLMPLVLMFVGGLGTLQTASIVGGFPLLFIMIMLGWSFMRASTADIKASEHYDPKTFSLNYKKILQSIKRKKTKKQKGPVDAHFEEDKKDE; translated from the coding sequence ATGGATAAGCGTTTAATTGATTGGCCTACATTTTTAGGTGCTTTGAGTTTATTACTTCTTGTAACCGTTCCGCTTGTCCTTTTTCCTGAAAAGGGAAAAGAAATTGTCAACAAAGCGAACGAGTTCGTCACCACCCAATTCGGGGTTCTTTATTTGCTTGTAGGTCTCGGGATATTTTTCTTTTTGATTTATGTCGCCTTTAGTGATAATGGTAGAGTGCGCTTAGGGGAAGAGGACGAGCGTCCTGAATTTAACAATTTTTCATGGGCAGGAATGCTTTTCTGCGCTGGAATTGGATCAAGTATTTTATACTGGGGCACCATTGAATGGGCGTATTACTATCAAGGCCCACCATTTGGTCTAGAACCTGGAACGGAAGAAGCAATCCTATGGGCAAGTACATATGGCATCTTCCACTGGGGCCCGATCGCATGGGCCATCTATACGCTACCCGCTTTACCAATGGCCTATTTCTATTATGTCCGTAAAAAACCCGTACTAAAAATAAGCGAAGCAACAAGACCATTAATTGGAAAACTTGTAGATGGCCCACTTGGAACGATTATCGATGTGCTTTTCATGTTTGGGCTTCTTGGAGGGGCAGGTACAACTCTAGCACTTGGTACTCCAATGATCGCAGAAGGAATTGATGCTCTCACAGGTATTGGCGTAACAATGGTACTAAAAACGTTGATTCTCGTTCTTGTAACAGCCATTTTCGCCATCAGTGCTTATTCAGGATTAAAAAAAGGAATTAAAATATTATCTGATATTAACTTAGTTCTCTCAATTTTTCTGCTTCTATTTGTATTAATCTTTGGGCCAACCCGTTTTCTCGTTGAAACAGCCACAAATAGCGTCGGTTTGTTGTTGGATAACTTCTTTCATATGAGTACTTGGACAGAGCCATTTAATGCTCTTGGTCCATATGATAAAACGGGCTTTCCGGAAAGTTGGACCGTGTTTTACTGGGCCTGGTGGATCGTATACGCCCCTTTTGTTGGGTTGTTCGTTGCCAAAATTTCAAGGGGACGATCTATAAAGCAAATGATTCTTGGAACCATTAGTTATGGAACTTTTGGAAGTTTATTGTTCTTTGGGATTCTCGGAAATTATGGACTTCATATGCAATTAACAGGTGAGTTTGATGTGATTGGGGTACTTAATGATGAGGGAGCTCCTAGAGCCATCATAGAAACCATTGGTCAACTTCCATTTTCATGGTTTATGATATTCATTTTTGTCGTGTTAGCGATCATTTTTCTTGCGACGACGTTTGACTCGAGCTCTTATATTTTAGCCTCCGTTGTTCAAAAAGAGGTCAAAGATGAACCTCTACGCTGGAACAGACTGTTTTGGGCATTCGCGCTCTGCCTTATGCCGTTAGTCCTCATGTTTGTTGGGGGACTTGGGACACTTCAAACAGCGAGTATTGTAGGTGGATTTCCTCTTCTCTTTATTATGATTATGCTTGGTTGGTCATTTATGCGAGCTTCTACAGCTGATATTAAAGCTTCTGAACATTATGACCCTAAAACCTTTTCATTGAATTACAAAAAGATTTTACAATCAATCAAGCGCAAGAAAACGAAAAAACAAAAAGGACCTGTCGATGCTCATTTTGAAGAAGATAAAAAAGATGAATAG
- a CDS encoding sodium-dependent transporter gives MSQNEQWSSRLGFILAAAGSAIGLGAIWKFPYTAGQNGGGAFFLIFILFTLILGLPLLLAEFSIGRTAQSNAVDSYRTISPESKWYRVGIMGMITSFILLSFYSVIGGWIIAYLYKAVTGELTGLSSDEYAQVFGTTISNSFVSIFAQFIFIILTILVVARGVEKGIEQASKVMMPALFLLFIILVIRAVTLEGSMEGILFLLQPDFTKVTSQTILEAMGQSFFTLSVGVSVMVTYSSYLPKTQSLPRSALSIVVMNIFIVLLAGLAIFPAVFAFDLEAGAGPVLLFNVLPTVFGQLPFGMLFFIAFLVLFLFAALTSAFSMLEIIVSVISKGHLKKRKKWAWIIGLAIFAVGIPSALSYGVLSDVTLFNKTIFDLADYAVSNVLLPIGALLISIFVPLKMKKSALYEELKRGSGLKKGLFETWYFLIRFVAPLLILFVMLDVLGIW, from the coding sequence ATGAGTCAAAATGAACAATGGTCTTCAAGACTTGGTTTTATCCTAGCTGCAGCAGGTTCAGCGATTGGTTTAGGGGCCATATGGAAATTCCCGTACACAGCAGGTCAAAATGGAGGTGGCGCTTTCTTTCTGATCTTTATTCTATTCACATTAATACTTGGTCTTCCACTTCTACTAGCAGAATTTTCAATTGGACGAACCGCTCAAAGCAACGCGGTAGATTCTTATAGAACGATATCTCCAGAATCAAAGTGGTATCGGGTTGGTATTATGGGGATGATCACTTCTTTCATCTTGTTATCCTTTTATAGTGTCATTGGAGGATGGATTATCGCCTACTTGTATAAAGCTGTTACAGGAGAATTGACAGGCCTCTCCTCCGATGAGTACGCACAAGTATTCGGTACGACAATATCCAATTCGTTTGTTAGTATTTTCGCGCAATTCATTTTCATTATTCTCACTATTCTTGTTGTAGCTAGAGGCGTAGAGAAAGGAATTGAACAGGCAAGTAAAGTAATGATGCCGGCTTTATTTCTTCTCTTCATTATTCTAGTCATTCGAGCCGTTACGCTAGAAGGTTCAATGGAAGGCATTTTGTTCTTGCTTCAACCTGACTTCACAAAAGTAACTTCTCAAACAATTTTAGAAGCAATGGGACAATCATTCTTCACATTGAGTGTCGGAGTATCGGTTATGGTCACGTATAGTTCATACTTACCAAAAACGCAAAGTTTACCACGCTCCGCTCTGTCGATTGTGGTAATGAACATTTTTATCGTTCTTCTTGCGGGTCTGGCGATTTTCCCTGCCGTTTTTGCTTTTGATCTTGAAGCTGGAGCTGGTCCAGTTCTCTTATTCAATGTGCTTCCGACAGTATTTGGTCAACTACCATTCGGAATGCTCTTTTTCATTGCCTTTTTGGTTCTGTTCTTGTTTGCAGCATTAACTTCTGCTTTTTCAATGCTTGAGATCATTGTATCGGTTATTTCGAAAGGCCACCTTAAGAAACGAAAAAAATGGGCATGGATCATTGGGCTTGCCATTTTCGCTGTTGGTATTCCATCAGCTCTCTCATACGGTGTTTTGAGCGATGTCACCTTATTCAATAAAACGATATTTGATTTAGCTGATTATGCAGTAAGTAATGTCCTACTCCCAATCGGGGCATTATTAATATCAATTTTCGTTCCTTTAAAAATGAAAAAATCTGCCTTATATGAAGAATTAAAACGTGGAAGTGGGTTAAAGAAAGGCTTATTTGAAACGTGGTATTTTCTTATCCGTTTTGTCGCACCGCTTCTTATTCTTTTCGTTATGTTAGATGTTCTTGGAATTTGGTAA
- a CDS encoding penicillin-binding protein 2 — protein sequence MIKEKMKKTHVPFRLNILFLFVFLLFSILILRLGMIQIVQGEDFERISEQTENVTAKSSAPRGKMYDRYGRVIVDNEPTFTLTYIRNQNTKQEERLEVARKLALFIEMDTDKVTERDLKDFWILTRPEKAKAKLSEEEWEELESKKAYRLQIDRINEEDLKEIISDKDELKIAAIKRQMDSGYALSSQSIKKGLTREEIAQVSENLEDLPGVDISPDAERVYPYDETMETMFGNLGQIPKESLDAYTMKGYDNNDLVGISYLEKQYEDLLRGQKSMKKYVTDKSGKPIGEPEVIPGKRGNDLVLTVDIDLQQELETILEEELRKARARGNPYADRAYAIGMDPDTGEILAFGGTKYSSEDNEYIEYSYGTLSEAYEMGSAVKGASVLTGYETGVISHGTTLFDTPISIPATNEKASYANLGWVNDVEALERSSNVYMFRIAMMMAGYDYVPNTSGIPWDPKAYNEVRYHFNQFGLGNKTGIDMPIETTGINGGIEQIGNLMDLMIGQFDTYTPLQMAQYISTIANDGKRIQPHFLKEVHEASNVDGLSNIIVDQFDTNVMNRIQMSQSDISRVQNGLWRVTNASNGTATKYFKGTDFTHAGKTGTAEVKFGPNNSVEGFNLTFVGYAPYEDPEIALAVVVPSLSSDRNESVNKDIARRLFKAYFDLKDEPKPAAPIEEKEE from the coding sequence ATGATTAAGGAAAAAATGAAGAAAACACATGTGCCGTTTCGGCTAAATATTTTGTTTCTATTTGTTTTTCTATTGTTTTCCATTCTTATCCTTAGACTTGGGATGATTCAAATTGTACAAGGGGAAGATTTCGAACGAATATCAGAGCAAACCGAGAATGTAACAGCGAAATCATCGGCACCTAGAGGGAAAATGTATGATCGGTATGGAAGAGTTATTGTCGATAATGAACCAACGTTTACGTTAACCTATATTCGAAATCAAAATACGAAACAAGAGGAAAGACTTGAGGTTGCTCGTAAATTAGCTTTATTTATTGAGATGGATACGGATAAGGTGACAGAGCGTGATTTGAAAGATTTCTGGATTTTAACTAGACCAGAGAAAGCCAAGGCCAAATTATCAGAAGAAGAATGGGAAGAACTTGAGTCTAAAAAGGCTTATCGCCTACAAATCGATCGCATCAACGAAGAAGATCTTAAGGAAATTATAAGTGATAAGGATGAATTAAAAATTGCGGCAATCAAACGCCAGATGGACTCGGGGTATGCACTCTCTTCTCAATCTATTAAGAAGGGATTAACACGAGAAGAAATTGCTCAAGTTAGTGAAAATCTTGAAGACTTACCTGGCGTAGACATCTCTCCAGATGCGGAGCGGGTTTATCCTTATGATGAAACGATGGAAACAATGTTCGGGAACTTAGGTCAAATCCCAAAAGAATCGTTGGATGCTTATACGATGAAAGGCTACGATAATAACGATCTTGTTGGCATCAGCTATCTTGAGAAGCAGTATGAAGATTTATTAAGAGGGCAGAAGTCCATGAAGAAATATGTTACGGACAAATCAGGAAAGCCAATCGGGGAACCTGAAGTGATTCCAGGTAAAAGAGGGAATGACCTTGTTTTAACAGTCGATATTGATTTGCAACAGGAGCTTGAAACGATTCTTGAAGAAGAATTAAGAAAAGCAAGGGCGCGCGGGAACCCTTATGCAGATCGTGCTTATGCGATTGGAATGGATCCTGACACTGGTGAGATACTAGCATTTGGTGGGACAAAATACAGCTCAGAAGACAATGAGTATATTGAATATTCATATGGAACCTTATCAGAAGCGTATGAAATGGGTTCAGCGGTGAAGGGAGCATCTGTATTAACAGGCTATGAAACGGGAGTGATTAGTCACGGCACGACCTTATTTGATACCCCGATTTCTATACCTGCTACCAATGAGAAGGCGTCATATGCAAACCTAGGCTGGGTGAATGATGTTGAAGCGTTAGAAAGATCATCAAACGTCTACATGTTTAGGATTGCCATGATGATGGCAGGGTATGATTATGTTCCAAACACAAGTGGGATACCGTGGGACCCAAAAGCATATAATGAGGTTCGCTATCATTTTAATCAATTCGGGCTTGGAAACAAGACAGGAATTGATATGCCAATTGAAACGACAGGTATCAATGGTGGTATTGAGCAAATTGGTAACCTGATGGACTTAATGATTGGCCAATTTGATACGTACACGCCTCTTCAGATGGCTCAGTATATTTCAACGATTGCAAACGACGGAAAAAGAATTCAGCCTCATTTCTTAAAAGAAGTTCACGAGGCCTCCAATGTCGATGGCTTATCGAATATTATTGTGGATCAGTTTGATACAAACGTGATGAATCGCATTCAAATGAGTCAAAGCGATATTAGCAGAGTCCAAAATGGATTATGGAGAGTGACAAATGCTAGTAACGGAACCGCAACGAAATATTTTAAGGGAACAGATTTTACTCATGCCGGTAAAACGGGTACGGCTGAAGTAAAGTTTGGTCCAAATAATAGCGTAGAAGGATTTAATTTAACCTTTGTAGGCTATGCTCCTTATGAAGATCCAGAAATTGCGTTAGCGGTCGTGGTTCCAAGTTTGAGCAGTGATCGCAATGAATCAGTCAACAAAGATATTGCAAGGCGGCTATTTAAAGCTTATTTCGATCTGAAAGATGAACCCAAACCTGCTGCACCTATCGAAGAAAAAGAAGAATAA
- the cls gene encoding cardiolipin synthase — protein sequence MHIISILLGILFVLNLGFAALVIFLERKDAGATWAWLMVLLFIPLLGFVMYLVFGQNLSRRRLFDWDNIKKVGIEDLIEEQVSEIKSGVYPFRHEEIARHKDLIYMHLVNDDAVLTQDNAIRIFSDGEEKFNALIQDIGRAKDHIHFQYYIFQKDELGKRIVEKLAQKAREGVKVRVLYDEMGSRKTRKRFFKELIEAGGEVEVFFPSRIPYVNTRLNYRNHRKLVIIDGELGYVGGFNVGDEYLGLNPKFGYWRDTHLRIEGSATLAMQTRFLLDWNHAARNKVGYEACYFPIIEPIGKAGVQVVSSGPDSEWEQIKNGYIKLITSAKRTIFIQTPYFIPDASLLDALRIAALSGVDVRLMIPNKPDHPFVYWATYSYVGELLKAGARIYIYQNGFIHAKTITVDREISSVGTANIDVRSFRLNFEVNAFIYDEEISKELANIFIKDMEKCLELTGEGYLERSLWIRFKESISRLLSPIL from the coding sequence ATGCACATTATATCGATATTATTAGGGATTTTATTTGTACTTAATCTTGGTTTTGCAGCTCTTGTTATTTTCCTCGAACGCAAGGATGCAGGTGCAACATGGGCATGGCTTATGGTCTTGCTTTTTATCCCTCTCCTTGGTTTTGTGATGTATTTAGTATTCGGACAAAACTTAAGTAGAAGAAGGTTATTCGACTGGGATAACATAAAAAAAGTTGGAATCGAGGATTTAATTGAGGAGCAGGTTAGTGAAATTAAAAGCGGCGTTTATCCTTTCAGGCATGAAGAAATTGCGCGACATAAGGACCTGATTTATATGCATCTTGTAAATGACGATGCGGTACTAACACAGGATAATGCCATACGCATTTTTTCAGACGGTGAGGAAAAGTTCAATGCCCTCATTCAGGATATCGGTCGCGCGAAAGATCATATTCACTTCCAATATTATATTTTCCAAAAAGATGAGCTAGGTAAGAGAATTGTAGAAAAGCTTGCTCAAAAGGCACGCGAAGGCGTAAAGGTTCGCGTTCTTTATGATGAAATGGGATCCAGAAAAACAAGGAAGCGCTTTTTTAAAGAATTGATAGAAGCTGGTGGCGAAGTAGAAGTTTTTTTTCCTTCACGCATTCCCTATGTGAATACGCGACTTAATTACCGTAACCACCGAAAACTTGTGATTATTGACGGTGAACTTGGTTATGTAGGGGGATTTAATGTTGGTGATGAGTACCTTGGATTAAATCCGAAGTTTGGTTATTGGCGGGATACACACCTTCGAATTGAAGGTAGCGCAACGCTCGCTATGCAGACGAGATTCTTGTTAGATTGGAATCATGCTGCACGGAACAAGGTAGGTTATGAAGCGTGCTATTTCCCTATCATTGAGCCGATTGGAAAAGCTGGTGTGCAAGTTGTGAGTAGTGGGCCTGATTCTGAATGGGAACAAATTAAAAATGGGTACATAAAGCTCATTACCTCAGCAAAACGAACGATCTTTATTCAAACACCTTACTTTATACCCGATGCAAGTCTGTTAGATGCCCTTCGTATCGCTGCGCTTAGTGGTGTAGATGTTAGATTAATGATTCCAAATAAGCCAGATCATCCTTTTGTTTATTGGGCGACCTATTCCTATGTTGGCGAATTACTAAAAGCTGGGGCGAGAATCTACATTTATCAAAATGGTTTTATTCATGCAAAAACCATCACAGTCGATCGTGAAATTTCTTCAGTGGGTACCGCCAACATTGACGTACGGAGTTTCCGATTAAACTTTGAAGTGAACGCGTTTATCTATGACGAAGAAATCTCAAAAGAATTGGCAAATATTTTTATTAAGGATATGGAGAAATGCTTGGAATTAACGGGAGAAGGTTACTTGGAAAGGTCTCTCTGGATTCGTTTTAAAGAGTCAATCTCGAGACTGTTGTCTCCTATTTTATAA